The Leptospira noumeaensis genome has a segment encoding these proteins:
- a CDS encoding exodeoxyribonuclease V subunit gamma, which produces MPIHYYAGLHLLDITTELGKQIQEDQKKNPLKRPLVVVPNQNLIPWLRLNLPKLNPAQISLNIEFTFLEKAILKIIFQSLNIQSYEEDTALYQYDTLRKDCFFLLYQKQKKILKDFPEIETYLEEIPKLYYLSDVLTKYFKDYELNREEWIKDWLDLNKEKKSIPNELKKDPYWGLEKQIYTEIFKDSSKPKNLFRYLEEGKTLPLSGDLHLFCLSNLSGTYIDFLKETATDENSKFNIHIYQFHNGKIIGKPSEKNKNYLSKFSKPQSYLAKEFAKDKYNKQKSKFVSGGMLSKLKAFLLEESPKDENYLEDQTVRVWNAPSVYRELESIAHDILGKINLSKGKLSLLDFAILVPDMNEYRSSAEWVFDGGIYTSQKKEGSPKLLRIPYSITDLVAKDSSKLYSALSTLFRCITNNRFEKDDIHSLFKNPLIVKGNEEDETSTLKVLELIDSLGSIYEEGKQYNPYTISFGLKRAVVSMISDSDSAWAETEIVTKEISSDQTVIQFVEIWNRIQKIQSTLKERILKTPKEERYFILESLFQELFYFEDDLENERNFLNQWLRAVSSWCHQDWNQTKDFLEMISLITEEVFSNIPMQRGNYLTEGVTVSLLQPMRPIPFLHVYIAGLGEGKFPGSVDRSRFNLRRFDSKPWDLNRREIQESLFWESILSAEESITFSYVGKNTLEDKEFEPCSTLFEVMTTMGIKEAVELPLTSYSRFYDSNPIPSFDYVRNIKNLRGINQNLQNPNFTDPNSLVTSETGQRTQNEISIQQLTNGLKNPILSSLSESLGKVWEEEEELEAEPFQLNHLEIFTIKKVFIPIFTESLVTEKEWNWDRKRIQAHLEEYTHKKENEAEFPYGAFHIVSSKILLDELEMITERFRFLKESLFHSDDQLKYLKAVSIGDTGLRNCRKMDSYQITDVHSIIGEWENLIEKDGVFYWFHSGSLYDKPKQPNEHLKDYLGKMANVFLSACLFRTIDKKLVILPVNSRDFKNESFLDFSNLPISGCKSYLNSVYQLVTDTTPKYIPNAGLNLFFSKHPFEELEKNPDTIDPLWKEFLLEESETVLHFENKLMKLSPYTKTLLDEFSLCSAWTFFLPLLKKGFQ; this is translated from the coding sequence CCGCTAGTTGTTGTTCCCAATCAAAATTTAATCCCATGGTTACGATTAAACCTACCAAAACTCAATCCAGCGCAAATTTCACTAAATATTGAGTTTACCTTTTTAGAAAAAGCGATTTTAAAAATTATATTCCAGTCTTTGAATATACAATCTTACGAAGAAGATACAGCTCTTTATCAATACGATACCTTAAGAAAAGATTGTTTTTTCCTCCTCTATCAAAAACAAAAAAAAATCTTAAAAGATTTTCCAGAAATTGAAACTTACTTAGAAGAAATTCCAAAATTGTATTACCTCTCCGATGTCCTTACCAAGTATTTCAAAGATTATGAATTGAATCGAGAAGAATGGATCAAGGACTGGTTGGATCTAAACAAAGAAAAAAAATCCATTCCGAATGAATTAAAAAAAGATCCGTATTGGGGATTAGAAAAACAAATATATACTGAAATTTTTAAAGATTCATCCAAACCAAAAAATCTATTTCGATATTTGGAAGAAGGGAAAACCTTGCCACTGAGTGGCGACTTACATTTGTTTTGCCTTTCGAATTTATCTGGAACGTATATTGATTTTTTAAAAGAAACCGCCACCGACGAAAACTCGAAATTTAATATCCATATTTACCAATTCCATAACGGAAAAATCATAGGAAAACCTTCAGAAAAAAACAAAAACTACTTATCTAAATTTTCTAAACCACAATCCTACTTAGCAAAAGAATTTGCTAAAGATAAATACAATAAACAAAAATCAAAATTTGTTAGCGGTGGGATGTTATCGAAGTTAAAAGCGTTTTTATTAGAAGAATCTCCAAAAGACGAGAACTATCTTGAAGATCAAACCGTCAGGGTTTGGAATGCTCCTTCAGTATATCGAGAATTAGAATCGATTGCCCATGATATACTTGGCAAAATTAATCTAAGCAAAGGCAAACTTAGTTTGCTTGATTTTGCAATTCTTGTTCCTGATATGAACGAATATCGTTCTTCCGCAGAATGGGTGTTTGATGGCGGAATATACACTTCTCAAAAAAAAGAAGGTTCACCTAAATTACTCAGAATCCCCTACTCAATTACAGATTTAGTGGCCAAAGACAGTTCGAAACTATATTCGGCATTATCTACCTTGTTTCGTTGTATAACCAACAATCGATTTGAAAAAGATGACATTCATTCTCTATTCAAAAATCCTCTCATTGTAAAAGGAAACGAAGAAGACGAAACTTCTACTCTAAAAGTTTTGGAATTAATTGATTCTTTAGGTTCAATTTATGAAGAAGGAAAGCAATACAACCCGTATACAATTTCCTTCGGTCTCAAACGTGCTGTAGTGTCTATGATTTCAGATTCTGATAGTGCCTGGGCAGAAACAGAAATTGTGACTAAAGAAATTTCTTCTGACCAAACGGTGATCCAATTTGTAGAAATTTGGAATCGAATTCAAAAAATCCAATCAACTTTGAAAGAGAGAATCTTAAAAACTCCGAAAGAAGAACGTTACTTCATTTTAGAATCTTTATTCCAGGAATTATTTTACTTCGAAGATGATTTGGAAAATGAACGTAATTTTTTAAATCAATGGTTACGTGCTGTTTCTTCTTGGTGTCATCAAGATTGGAACCAAACCAAAGATTTTTTAGAGATGATATCCTTAATCACGGAAGAGGTTTTTTCGAACATACCAATGCAACGAGGAAACTATTTAACCGAAGGTGTTACCGTTTCCCTTTTACAACCAATGCGACCTATTCCTTTTTTACATGTATATATCGCAGGATTAGGTGAAGGAAAATTTCCTGGTTCCGTGGATAGATCTAGATTCAATTTACGTAGATTCGATTCCAAACCTTGGGATCTCAACCGCAGAGAAATCCAAGAATCACTTTTTTGGGAATCAATTCTTTCAGCAGAAGAAAGTATTACCTTTTCCTATGTTGGTAAAAACACATTGGAAGATAAGGAATTTGAACCCTGTTCCACTCTTTTCGAAGTGATGACCACAATGGGGATCAAAGAAGCAGTCGAATTACCACTAACATCATACAGTCGATTTTATGATTCAAACCCCATCCCTTCTTTTGACTATGTTCGAAACATTAAAAATCTTAGAGGGATCAACCAAAATCTACAAAACCCAAACTTCACAGATCCAAATTCTCTGGTCACTTCGGAGACAGGCCAAAGAACACAAAATGAAATTTCGATCCAACAATTAACAAATGGATTAAAAAACCCAATTTTAAGTTCTTTATCTGAAAGCCTTGGAAAAGTTTGGGAGGAAGAGGAAGAACTCGAAGCAGAACCTTTCCAATTGAATCACTTAGAAATTTTTACGATCAAAAAAGTTTTTATACCCATCTTTACTGAATCTTTAGTGACTGAAAAAGAATGGAATTGGGATAGGAAAAGAATTCAAGCTCATTTAGAAGAATACACTCACAAAAAAGAAAATGAAGCAGAGTTCCCTTACGGAGCCTTTCATATTGTATCTTCCAAAATTTTATTGGATGAGTTAGAGATGATCACGGAACGATTTCGTTTTCTAAAGGAATCACTTTTCCATTCAGATGATCAATTAAAATACTTAAAAGCCGTTTCTATTGGTGACACAGGGCTAAGGAATTGCAGGAAAATGGATTCTTACCAAATAACGGACGTTCACTCCATCATTGGAGAATGGGAAAATCTGATCGAAAAAGATGGGGTTTTTTACTGGTTTCATTCGGGAAGTTTGTACGACAAACCGAAACAACCAAATGAACATCTCAAAGATTATTTAGGCAAAATGGCAAATGTATTTCTAAGTGCTTGTTTATTTCGTACTATAGACAAAAAACTTGTGATCCTTCCTGTTAATTCACGAGATTTTAAAAATGAAAGTTTCTTAGACTTTTCGAATCTTCCTATATCTGGTTGCAAATCTTATCTCAATTCAGTTTACCAGTTGGTTACGGATACAACTCCCAAGTACATTCCTAATGCAGGTCTGAATCTATTCTTTTCGAAACATCCATTTGAGGAATTAGAAAAAAATCCTGATACGATTGATCCTTTATGGAAAGAGTTTCTTCTAGAAGAATCAGAAACAGTTTTACATTTTGAAAATAAACTAATGAAACTTTCTCCGTATACAAAAACGTTATTGGATGAATTCTCACTCTGTTCCGCATGGACATTTTTTTTACCTCTTCTTAAGAAAGGATTCCAATAA